One genomic window of Psychrobacillus sp. INOP01 includes the following:
- a CDS encoding LytTR family transcriptional regulator DNA-binding domain-containing protein, producing the protein MSLKFIQAEKQMNDAILFPEFNLTINESEIVALCTNVNVREQLLFTLLGKIKLSKGNIEYNPKQKLGFYFLREGEYERLTVKESLQFFHRIHQSDQSIEEVLQIVQLDALKNKKIKELTYSEKKRVQLAHLLIQNPAIYIMEEPDQNLDMESKKVLINALRHLSLSHKTILILTNQIESALAYSDKIYRLDEKGLHPIQMEVDTQEDSNMKLENDYEEKIVQPIRFEKIPTKVNEKIVLFDPPEIDYIESMEGQTFLHIKGESFQCTFTLNDLEERLLHFGFFRCHRSYIVNLQKVREVITWTRNSYSLVLDDSEKSSVPLSKTKMADLKGMLGLK; encoded by the coding sequence ATGTCGCTAAAATTTATACAAGCTGAAAAGCAAATGAATGATGCAATACTTTTTCCAGAGTTTAACTTAACAATAAATGAGAGTGAAATTGTTGCACTTTGTACAAACGTCAATGTTCGAGAGCAGCTATTATTCACATTATTAGGGAAAATCAAGTTATCAAAAGGGAACATAGAATATAATCCTAAGCAAAAGCTAGGTTTTTATTTCCTACGTGAAGGGGAGTATGAAAGACTTACAGTGAAGGAATCACTCCAATTCTTCCACCGTATTCATCAATCAGATCAGTCAATTGAAGAGGTTTTACAGATAGTGCAGCTAGATGCCTTAAAGAATAAGAAAATAAAAGAACTTACATATTCAGAAAAGAAACGTGTTCAACTTGCACATTTACTTATCCAAAATCCTGCAATATACATCATGGAAGAACCAGATCAAAACCTAGACATGGAGTCTAAGAAAGTCTTAATAAATGCACTTAGACACCTAAGTTTGTCACATAAAACTATTCTCATTTTAACAAATCAAATAGAAAGTGCTTTGGCTTATTCCGATAAAATATACCGTTTGGATGAAAAAGGACTTCATCCAATTCAAATGGAAGTAGACACACAAGAAGATTCGAATATGAAATTAGAAAATGATTATGAAGAAAAGATAGTTCAGCCTATTCGTTTTGAAAAAATACCAACTAAAGTAAATGAAAAAATCGTATTATTTGATCCTCCAGAAATCGATTATATAGAAAGCATGGAAGGGCAAACCTTTTTACATATTAAAGGAGAAAGTTTTCAGTGTACATTTACGTTAAATGATTTAGAAGAAAGATTATTACACTTTGGATTTTTCCGTTGTCACAGATCTTATATCGTGAATTTACAAAAAGTGCGTGAAGTAATTACGTGGACTAGAAATAGTTATAGTTTAGTTCTGGATGATTCGGAAAAATCATCTGTTCCACTTTCGAAGACGAAAATGGCAGATTTAAAGGGAATGTTGGGCCTCAAATAA
- a CDS encoding ABC transporter ATP-binding protein, whose product MENAIEVKGLAKYYSNFKAIEDVQFEVKKGEIFGFLGPSGSGKTTTIKILTGQLNATEGDAFVFGENVSVLKNPKARKKFGVLTDNSGLYGRLSIIENLQLYCKLYDLPISKVDEALAFVNLKEAGKKKISTLSKGMTQRVNLARAILHDPELLFLDEPTSALDPVNTLHIYNGLRALNNRGTTIFLTTHDMQEADTLCDRVAFLHKGKIQLLDKPSELKKPFADGTLTVELLNNEKIVLQKDSVGAEEMFQLMKENQIQTVHSNEPTLGDIFVKVTGGELV is encoded by the coding sequence TTGGAAAATGCAATCGAAGTGAAGGGCCTAGCAAAATACTATTCAAATTTTAAAGCAATAGAAGATGTTCAATTTGAAGTAAAAAAGGGAGAGATTTTTGGATTTCTTGGACCTAGTGGATCTGGTAAAACAACAACTATTAAAATCTTAACGGGACAATTAAATGCAACAGAAGGAGATGCTTTCGTTTTTGGAGAGAACGTGTCTGTCCTGAAAAATCCAAAAGCTCGGAAAAAATTCGGTGTTCTAACAGATAATAGTGGGTTATATGGAAGACTCTCAATAATTGAAAATCTTCAGCTTTACTGTAAACTGTATGATTTACCCATTTCTAAGGTGGATGAGGCACTGGCGTTTGTGAATTTAAAAGAAGCGGGAAAGAAGAAGATTTCTACTTTATCTAAAGGAATGACACAGCGAGTCAACTTAGCTAGAGCGATATTACACGATCCTGAGTTGTTATTTTTAGATGAACCGACCTCTGCATTAGACCCAGTAAATACACTACATATATACAACGGCTTACGAGCGTTAAACAATAGAGGAACAACGATTTTCCTGACTACTCATGACATGCAGGAGGCAGATACACTGTGTGATCGAGTAGCTTTCCTTCACAAGGGGAAAATTCAGCTTTTAGATAAGCCGAGTGAGCTGAAAAAACCATTCGCTGATGGGACCTTAACTGTAGAATTGTTGAACAATGAAAAAATTGTACTCCAAAAGGATTCAGTTGGTGCAGAAGAAATGTTCCAGCTTATGAAAGAAAATCAAATTCAAACCGTACATTCAAACGAACCAACTTTAGGAGACATATTTGTAAAGGTGACTGGAGGAGAATTGGTATGA
- a CDS encoding ABC transporter permease, protein MTFSWKRVNAIFQKDFKDFSRNIAVSIVIFLPLILAALYERMGIDSIQAHFMIINMTFTMVGTYVQCCLIAEEKEKNTLRGLMLSPASTLEILGGKSLLSFILTIAIVFLCAYLSEYRPANIAIVAVAIIISSIFFIGLGTLLGLIAKSVMESSVIVLPVITIFTMGSFVTEWADKYPILQVAEYLPNIQLIELATKVEQGAGFGDVFSNLAVIVIWAVLVYLLTAIVYKKRMVD, encoded by the coding sequence ATGACGTTTTCATGGAAGAGAGTAAATGCAATTTTTCAAAAAGATTTTAAGGATTTTTCAAGAAATATAGCAGTGTCAATCGTTATTTTTTTACCTCTAATTTTGGCTGCATTATACGAAAGAATGGGAATAGATTCAATTCAAGCTCATTTTATGATTATTAATATGACATTTACAATGGTTGGTACATACGTTCAATGCTGTTTAATAGCAGAAGAAAAAGAAAAGAATACTCTTCGCGGACTTATGCTATCTCCCGCTAGCACATTAGAAATTCTTGGCGGTAAGAGCTTGTTATCATTTATATTAACCATTGCTATAGTTTTCCTCTGTGCATATTTATCAGAATATCGTCCAGCTAACATCGCAATCGTTGCAGTTGCAATTATTATTTCATCTATTTTCTTCATTGGATTAGGAACTTTACTGGGACTTATTGCAAAATCAGTTATGGAATCCTCTGTAATTGTCCTTCCTGTCATTACAATTTTTACAATGGGATCATTTGTAACGGAATGGGCTGATAAGTATCCAATATTGCAGGTAGCTGAATATTTACCAAATATTCAGCTCATCGAACTTGCAACAAAAGTGGAACAGGGAGCAGGGTTCGGTGATGTATTTTCAAACCTAGCCGTAATTGTGATTTGGGCAGTGTTGGTCTATCTATTGACAGCTATTGTGTATAAAAAACGAATGGTGGATTAA
- a CDS encoding MFS transporter: MKSNKNFILLVTGQSIANLGDIFYIVSVISILYNLTSSAAISAMVPFTITSAMFLSNLLTPLLLGKYRLKTLLVWTQGFKTVLLVGLLIFVHVFLNGSNYWVIYFIIGLIGFFDGCANPIMRTFLPYYVEDRLLVKANGMLETLTQMIQIVAWLFGGLLLLAVSPIQMIMIVSFLFLISSITLSLLQHVKYEEEKEKEATFWSKLTEGWRSIGATPVLRKIMQMDMIETIAGTVWIAAIVYVYVEEVLAAGEQWWGFINGSFFIGFLVGSLYCLKFPDLVEKYKFYFICFGALISGMLTIVFGSISHPVIALFLSASIGLFSQVKNIPQETVIQRSVAIEKLVTVYTSLGTVGSGIFGVSALVIGITTDLIGVRAVFVISGLLLVIVTLIVFLNKKLFV; encoded by the coding sequence ATGAAGTCAAATAAGAATTTTATTTTATTAGTAACAGGGCAATCTATAGCCAATCTTGGGGATATATTTTATATAGTTAGTGTAATTAGTATTTTATATAATTTAACAAGCTCAGCCGCAATATCAGCCATGGTTCCATTTACGATAACCTCTGCAATGTTTCTTTCCAACTTATTAACTCCATTATTGCTTGGGAAATATCGTTTAAAAACATTGTTAGTCTGGACTCAAGGCTTCAAAACTGTATTGTTAGTCGGACTATTAATATTTGTCCATGTATTTTTAAATGGATCTAATTATTGGGTCATTTACTTCATAATCGGATTAATTGGTTTTTTTGATGGGTGTGCCAATCCTATCATGCGGACTTTTCTACCTTATTACGTAGAAGATAGATTACTTGTTAAAGCAAATGGTATGCTGGAAACACTTACACAAATGATTCAAATAGTCGCTTGGCTTTTTGGTGGTCTGTTACTTCTTGCTGTAAGCCCTATCCAAATGATTATGATTGTCAGTTTCTTGTTTTTAATATCAAGTATAACTTTAAGTCTTCTTCAACATGTAAAATATGAAGAAGAAAAAGAAAAAGAAGCTACCTTCTGGTCAAAGCTCACTGAAGGATGGAGAAGTATAGGTGCTACGCCAGTATTAAGAAAGATCATGCAGATGGATATGATTGAGACAATAGCGGGGACAGTGTGGATTGCAGCAATTGTTTACGTATATGTGGAAGAGGTACTTGCAGCAGGAGAACAATGGTGGGGTTTTATAAATGGATCATTTTTTATAGGATTTTTGGTTGGAAGTCTTTACTGTTTAAAATTTCCTGACTTAGTAGAAAAATATAAATTTTATTTTATTTGTTTTGGTGCGCTGATAAGTGGGATGCTGACGATAGTATTCGGCTCTATTAGTCATCCTGTAATTGCTTTATTTCTTTCGGCAAGTATTGGCCTATTCAGCCAAGTAAAAAATATCCCACAGGAAACAGTTATTCAACGAAGTGTTGCTATAGAAAAACTTGTTACTGTATATACCTCACTCGGAACTGTAGGTAGTGGGATATTTGGTGTATCAGCTCTAGTTATCGGAATTACTACTGATCTAATTGGTGTAAGAGCAGTATTTGTTATTTCAGGTTTACTATTGGTTATTGTGACCTTAATTGTTTTTTTGAATAAAAAATTATTTGTTTAG
- a CDS encoding YdiU family protein translates to MTEDNIKVGWNLENTYTSLPHIMFTAINVNPVSDPKLVILNDVLATSLGLDTNALKSRQSVEELAGNRALEGGIPLAQAYAGHQFGHFTMLGDGRALLLGEQITPSGELFDIQLKGSGRTPYSRGGDGRAGLGPMLREYIISESMHGLGIPTTRSLAVVITGEDIMREVVQPGAIMTRIAASHLRVGTFQYAAKWGSIDDLKALADYAIERHYPIFMDKENRYLLLLQEVIERQAALIAKWQLVGFIHGVMNTDNMTISGETIDYGPCAFMDIYNPKTVFSSIDTHGRYAYENQPNIAAWNLARLAESLLPLIHEDQDEALEQAQEAMTTFPEKYEAHWLTGMGNKLGIFNIEEEDISLIDNLLQLLKKYGADYTNTFRLLTLGKLEETVLVGKKDFEQWHETWQARLEKQEVSKEFIKQLMQKSNPVVIPRNHRVEEALEAAVVKEDYSVLENLLKVISNPYDYNSEYLDYTSLPLDTSGPYKTFCGT, encoded by the coding sequence ATGACAGAAGATAATATAAAAGTAGGTTGGAACCTGGAAAATACCTATACCAGCCTTCCCCATATAATGTTTACAGCTATTAATGTAAATCCTGTAAGCGATCCAAAATTAGTCATCTTAAATGATGTATTGGCAACTTCGTTAGGGTTAGATACTAACGCACTAAAAAGTAGACAAAGTGTTGAAGAACTCGCAGGTAATCGCGCATTAGAAGGTGGTATACCATTAGCACAGGCTTATGCTGGACATCAATTTGGACATTTTACTATGCTAGGTGATGGAAGAGCTCTATTGCTTGGTGAACAAATTACGCCCTCAGGAGAACTATTTGATATACAGTTGAAAGGCTCTGGTAGGACACCATATTCACGAGGCGGAGATGGTCGAGCAGGACTTGGACCAATGCTACGTGAATATATTATTAGTGAATCTATGCATGGGCTTGGTATTCCAACAACACGTAGCCTCGCCGTAGTCATCACTGGGGAAGATATTATGCGGGAAGTTGTCCAACCCGGTGCTATTATGACGCGTATAGCTGCAAGTCATCTACGAGTAGGTACATTTCAATATGCTGCAAAATGGGGAAGTATAGACGATCTAAAGGCATTAGCAGATTATGCAATAGAGAGACATTATCCAATATTTATGGATAAAGAAAATCGTTATCTTTTATTACTTCAAGAAGTGATTGAACGCCAGGCCGCTTTAATAGCCAAATGGCAACTTGTCGGTTTTATTCATGGAGTGATGAATACTGATAACATGACAATAAGTGGGGAGACAATCGATTATGGTCCATGTGCTTTTATGGACATTTATAACCCTAAAACAGTATTTAGCTCAATTGATACTCATGGTCGTTATGCTTATGAAAATCAACCGAATATTGCCGCTTGGAACTTAGCAAGATTAGCAGAAAGCTTATTGCCTCTTATTCATGAAGACCAGGATGAGGCTCTGGAACAAGCGCAAGAAGCGATGACAACTTTTCCGGAAAAGTATGAAGCACACTGGCTAACAGGAATGGGAAATAAGCTAGGGATTTTTAATATAGAAGAAGAGGATATTTCATTAATTGATAACTTACTTCAACTTTTGAAGAAATATGGAGCAGACTATACTAATACATTCCGCTTATTGACTCTCGGTAAATTAGAAGAGACAGTTTTGGTTGGCAAAAAGGACTTTGAACAGTGGCATGAAACTTGGCAAGCTAGATTAGAAAAACAAGAAGTATCTAAAGAATTTATAAAGCAACTAATGCAAAAAAGTAACCCTGTAGTCATTCCCCGTAATCACCGGGTAGAAGAAGCACTTGAAGCAGCTGTGGTTAAAGAAGACTATAGTGTATTAGAGAATCTTCTTAAAGTAATATCCAACCCTTACGATTATAATTCGGAATATTTGGACTATACTTCACTTCCTCTAGATACCTCAGGACCATACAAAACATTTTGTGGTACCTAA
- a CDS encoding YitT family protein, which yields MQKNKVADTIRKIIMIVIGAAIAAYALEAVLIPNSVIDGGVTGVSIMGMYLFNIPLGVLLFVLNIPFVYLGYKQVGKTFAIMSIIGIASLSISTVLMHHIEPILSAQDPLLVVISGGVMLGVGIGVVLRNGGALDGAEVLAVLVSRKVPFSVGDIILFINAFIFVGAGFIYGLESALYSATTYYIAKIVIDVIQVGLENSKSVRIVSKKSEEIGSAIQDRLGRGVTYSSGRGGFSNETMDIVTCVITRMEENKLITIIKEMDPTAFVVITEVAEVRGGSFKKRDIH from the coding sequence ATGCAAAAGAACAAAGTGGCGGACACAATCCGTAAAATAATTATGATTGTAATAGGTGCAGCAATTGCGGCTTATGCACTTGAAGCAGTTTTAATACCGAACTCAGTTATTGATGGTGGAGTAACAGGAGTTAGTATCATGGGTATGTACTTATTTAACATTCCTCTTGGAGTATTATTATTTGTGTTAAATATTCCGTTTGTGTACTTAGGTTATAAACAAGTCGGTAAAACCTTCGCAATAATGAGTATTATTGGGATTGCATCATTATCTATATCTACAGTTTTAATGCATCATATTGAGCCAATTTTAAGTGCACAGGATCCCTTATTAGTAGTAATTTCTGGTGGTGTTATGCTAGGTGTTGGTATTGGAGTTGTCCTACGTAACGGTGGAGCACTCGATGGAGCAGAAGTTCTCGCAGTCCTTGTTTCTCGCAAAGTACCTTTTTCAGTAGGAGATATTATTCTTTTCATAAATGCGTTTATTTTCGTAGGTGCAGGTTTTATTTATGGATTAGAAAGTGCTCTATATTCAGCTACAACTTATTACATAGCTAAAATTGTTATAGACGTTATTCAAGTAGGACTTGAAAATTCAAAATCTGTTCGGATTGTTAGTAAAAAATCGGAGGAAATTGGTTCTGCAATTCAGGATCGTTTAGGTCGTGGTGTTACATATTCCAGTGGCCGTGGTGGTTTTTCTAATGAAACAATGGACATTGTCACATGTGTAATCACTCGAATGGAAGAAAACAAATTAATAACGATTATTAAAGAAATGGACCCAACTGCTTTTGTTGTTATCACTGAAGTGGCAGAAGTAAGAGGTGGTAGCTTCAAAAAACGAGATATTCACTAA
- a CDS encoding SDR family NAD(P)-dependent oxidoreductase produces MSKLQDKVVIITGGAGGIGFGMAKAMVKEGAIVTIVDVNDETGNASEKLLQEISPKSMFVKADLMDRENLPNIIKTVVDKYGKIDVLVNNAHASKQLTFENITQADLDLSFGTGFYPTFYLMQAALPYLKETKGNIINFASGAGLAGHETQAAYAAAKEAIRGISRVAANEWGRFGINVNIISPLANSEGVQAWAQAQPEYYESVVSKIPMGRFGDVEEDIGRVAVFLASEDSRYMTGQTMMVDGGSIMLR; encoded by the coding sequence ATGAGTAAACTTCAAGACAAAGTTGTAATTATTACTGGTGGTGCCGGAGGAATTGGGTTCGGAATGGCAAAAGCAATGGTGAAAGAAGGAGCAATCGTTACGATTGTAGATGTTAATGATGAAACAGGAAATGCAAGTGAAAAATTATTGCAAGAAATTTCTCCAAAATCTATGTTTGTAAAAGCTGATCTTATGGATCGTGAAAACTTACCTAATATCATTAAAACAGTAGTTGATAAGTACGGTAAGATAGATGTACTTGTGAATAATGCACATGCATCGAAACAATTGACGTTTGAGAACATTACACAAGCTGATCTAGACCTATCATTTGGTACTGGATTTTATCCTACATTCTATTTGATGCAGGCAGCACTTCCTTATCTAAAAGAAACGAAAGGAAATATTATTAACTTTGCTTCTGGAGCAGGGCTGGCCGGGCATGAAACACAAGCGGCATATGCAGCTGCAAAAGAAGCTATTCGCGGAATATCTCGAGTTGCAGCAAATGAATGGGGTCGCTTTGGCATTAATGTAAATATCATTAGTCCGCTGGCAAACTCAGAAGGGGTACAAGCATGGGCACAAGCACAACCTGAATATTATGAATCTGTAGTAAGTAAAATTCCAATGGGTCGCTTTGGTGATGTGGAAGAGGATATTGGTCGTGTAGCTGTGTTTTTAGCAAGTGAGGACTCTAGGTATATGACAGGTCAAACAATGATGGTGGATGGCGGATCCATCATGCTCCGCTAA
- a CDS encoding MarR family transcriptional regulator, whose translation MEKTNLFKLIHSSELISNENIVKFSSKFAYPVGISAILVLAQLRTNGPKKQSELADILQYSKGAITNISSKLVKFELAERLYDEEDRRTIHLKITAKGQSALIEAQKLGEEIYVELFEELTEEELDQYLSIQKKILNGMKNKRLSI comes from the coding sequence ATGGAAAAAACAAATTTATTTAAACTTATTCATTCAAGTGAATTAATTTCAAACGAAAATATTGTCAAGTTTTCCTCTAAGTTTGCATATCCAGTTGGAATATCAGCAATTTTAGTATTAGCTCAGTTACGTACAAATGGACCGAAAAAACAAAGTGAATTAGCAGACATTCTTCAATATTCAAAAGGAGCAATAACCAATATTTCATCAAAACTTGTGAAATTTGAGCTTGCTGAACGACTGTATGATGAAGAAGATCGCAGGACGATCCATCTGAAGATAACCGCTAAAGGTCAATCAGCTCTAATTGAAGCACAAAAACTAGGTGAAGAAATATATGTGGAGTTATTTGAAGAATTAACCGAGGAGGAGCTTGACCAATATTTAAGCATACAGAAGAAAATATTAAATGGTATGAAAAATAAAAGATTGTCAATATAA
- the ribE gene encoding riboflavin synthase produces the protein MFTGIIEELGTVKNVQKSASSMQLVIRAERILEDIKLGDSIAVNGVCLTVIEFSQFQFTVDVMPETFHATTTKLLNSGSAVNLERAMAANGRFGGHFVSGHVDGVGTILKKRPTANAVYIDISVPEEVSHFCIPKGSITIDGTSLTIFEINKSTITVSLIPHTNKETVLGMKKERELVNIECDMLGKYMHQYVTNKESTITRDFLKQNGF, from the coding sequence ATGTTTACAGGAATTATTGAAGAGCTAGGCACAGTAAAGAACGTTCAAAAAAGTGCAAGCAGTATGCAACTTGTTATACGTGCCGAACGAATTTTAGAAGACATAAAATTAGGTGATAGTATCGCAGTGAATGGTGTTTGTTTAACAGTAATTGAGTTTTCACAATTCCAATTTACAGTAGATGTTATGCCAGAAACGTTTCACGCGACTACAACAAAATTATTAAACAGTGGTTCAGCTGTAAACTTAGAAAGAGCAATGGCGGCAAATGGTCGATTTGGTGGTCATTTCGTTTCAGGGCACGTTGACGGAGTCGGTACAATTTTGAAGAAACGTCCTACTGCAAATGCAGTTTATATTGATATAAGTGTACCAGAAGAAGTGAGTCACTTTTGTATACCAAAGGGCTCCATTACGATTGATGGCACAAGCTTAACGATTTTTGAAATAAATAAATCGACAATAACCGTGTCCCTAATTCCCCATACAAATAAGGAGACCGTCCTAGGGATGAAAAAAGAGCGTGAACTAGTCAATATTGAATGTGACATGCTAGGAAAGTATATGCATCAATATGTTACAAATAAGGAATCGACTATTACACGAGATTTTTTAAAGCAGAACGGTTTTTAA
- the ribE gene encoding 6,7-dimethyl-8-ribityllumazine synthase encodes MVKTIEANLIGTDLKIGIVVGRFNDFINAKLVDGAIDGLKRHGIADDNIEVAWVPGVFEVPFIAKKMAESHNYDAVIGLGTVIRGSTTHYDYVCNEAAKGIAQVGLQTGVPVIFGIVTTESIEQAIERAGTKAGNKGYDAAISAIEMANLLKIM; translated from the coding sequence ATGGTAAAAACAATAGAAGCAAATTTAATTGGCACAGATTTGAAAATAGGTATTGTCGTAGGGCGTTTTAATGATTTCATCAATGCAAAGTTAGTTGATGGTGCAATTGATGGATTAAAACGTCATGGAATAGCAGATGATAACATTGAGGTTGCTTGGGTTCCTGGTGTATTTGAAGTTCCTTTTATTGCGAAAAAAATGGCTGAATCCCATAATTACGATGCTGTCATTGGTCTTGGAACTGTAATAAGAGGATCTACCACACACTATGATTATGTATGCAATGAGGCGGCAAAAGGAATTGCACAGGTAGGTTTACAAACTGGGGTACCGGTTATTTTCGGTATTGTTACAACAGAATCCATTGAGCAAGCAATAGAACGGGCAGGTACAAAAGCTGGAAACAAAGGATACGATGCAGCAATCTCAGCTATTGAGATGGCAAACCTTTTGAAAATAATGTAA
- a CDS encoding DUF3889 domain-containing protein, producing the protein MQKIVVAFGIIASTQSVSTHIPTIALAQQEIPAYAKWGQLAIKETQSKYPNASIIDYLHEGRESKGNTTIEKFRLWLKDSDKEFGVSVKIEFKTETDELLNIQIQEI; encoded by the coding sequence ATGCAGAAAATAGTTGTTGCATTTGGAATTATCGCTTCCACCCAATCAGTTTCAACACATATACCTACAATTGCTCTCGCACAACAAGAAATACCTGCCTACGCTAAGTGGGGACAGCTCGCTATAAAAGAAACTCAATCCAAATATCCCAATGCGAGTATTATTGACTACCTCCACGAAGGAAGAGAATCTAAAGGAAATACTACAATTGAAAAATTTAGATTATGGTTAAAAGATAGTGACAAAGAATTTGGAGTCTCTGTAAAAATTGAATTTAAGACAGAGACTGATGAGCTACTTAATATTCAAATCCAAGAAATTTAG
- a CDS encoding NAD(P)-dependent alcohol dehydrogenase, which yields MKIKAAVTPGQGEAFQIEEVDLANPKSNEVLVKIVATGVCHTDAVARDLAIAPLPAVLGHEGSGIIEQVGDGVKGLEVGDHVVLSFAHCGSCSNCLTGHPTVCETFNDLNFGGVHDDNTKRLSKDGVELSTFFGQSAFGTYAIAHERNVIKVDKDVDLALLGPLGCGIQTGAGTVLNRIQPEFGSSIVIYGSGAVGLSAIMAAKIVGCKHIIAVDVHDSRLELAKELGATHTLNGRNVDVVAEVKAITNGGSNYAVETTGVPPVVKQSLNALRPLGTCAIVGVTPEMPIDIHNDLMAEGKTMMGVIEGDSVPRVFIPELVAYYKAGKFPFDKLVKFYDFDQINEAFEDSKSGIAIKPILKIS from the coding sequence ATGAAAATTAAAGCAGCAGTTACACCGGGACAAGGGGAAGCATTCCAAATTGAAGAAGTTGATCTTGCTAATCCAAAATCAAACGAGGTATTAGTGAAAATTGTTGCAACCGGTGTTTGTCATACAGATGCAGTTGCACGTGATTTAGCAATTGCTCCACTTCCAGCTGTACTTGGTCACGAAGGATCAGGAATTATTGAACAAGTTGGTGATGGGGTTAAGGGACTAGAGGTTGGTGATCATGTTGTCCTATCTTTTGCTCATTGTGGTTCTTGCTCGAATTGTTTAACAGGACATCCAACAGTTTGCGAAACGTTTAATGATTTAAACTTTGGTGGAGTTCATGATGATAATACAAAAAGGTTAAGTAAAGACGGAGTTGAACTTTCAACGTTCTTTGGACAATCTGCTTTTGGGACATATGCAATTGCACACGAACGTAATGTTATTAAAGTAGACAAAGATGTAGATTTGGCATTACTAGGACCTCTAGGGTGTGGAATTCAAACAGGTGCAGGTACTGTTCTTAACCGTATCCAGCCTGAATTTGGTTCGTCAATCGTAATTTACGGAAGTGGAGCTGTTGGTTTATCAGCAATAATGGCAGCAAAAATTGTTGGCTGCAAGCATATTATTGCTGTGGATGTACATGATTCACGTCTTGAATTAGCCAAAGAGTTAGGAGCAACACATACATTGAACGGACGTAACGTAGATGTAGTGGCAGAAGTGAAGGCCATTACTAATGGTGGTTCTAATTATGCAGTTGAAACAACAGGTGTACCTCCAGTCGTTAAACAAAGCTTAAATGCCCTTCGCCCTCTTGGTACTTGTGCAATTGTTGGGGTAACACCAGAAATGCCAATAGATATACATAATGATTTAATGGCAGAAGGTAAAACAATGATGGGGGTTATCGAAGGAGATTCAGTGCCACGAGTATTCATACCAGAACTTGTTGCATACTACAAAGCAGGGAAGTTCCCATTTGATAAACTAGTAAAATTCTATGACTTCGATCAAATTAACGAAGCTTTCGAAGATTCTAAATCTGGTATTGCAATTAAACCTATATTAAAAATTAGCTAA